Part of the Nostoc sp. ATCC 53789 genome, TAGTCAACATATAAATCAGGAGATAGGACAGACAAGGGAGAAAATTCTACCTCATCTCCCCACTCCCTATTTTCATTAGAATTTAGCCAAGCGGTTTATTTTCATCACATTGACGTGAATACTGGAATTCCAAATCATTTTGCCGTTCCCTACCTCCTCTATACACAACCGGACAAAACTTAGTGTTAGCGCTCATACAATCCATGTGTGGAGTTTTAGCACAGACTACGAGTAGTCCACCCAGAACAAATAACAAACCACAAATTGCAAGCGTATTAACCCAAGAAATTTCCAGCGCTCCATGAACTACTATTTCTCTTAGTAGAGATACAATTGTTACCTCAACCGCTACTCCCACAGAGATACTATGTTCTTGCAAGTAGACCATTAATAGCCGAAATAACTCGACTAAAATTAACACAAATAGTATTTTTGCAGTCACGTGTTTATAGTCTAGTGGCTGCATGAGGGCGATAGCTATTCCCCACAATTGGATCAGCATGACGGCAAATAAACCTAAACACAAGACAATCACAATCAAGTCTTGAAAGGCTTCCATGTTGCGAACAATTGAGTGCCGATCAAGCCAGCGATCGCTAAATAAAAATCGACTTTTCTGGCGCTTTTGCATGTACATTTTTCCAATCGGGACAAGTTCAGACAACACCAGCGAGTCAGCCCAATAGTTTTATGTTATGCAATATTAAGCGTTTGCGCCTCAGCGAGGTTTGTAATTTAAATTTTGTGCTTGTTGCAACAATTGCTCGGCATTTTTCGCCCACTGAGGATTCTTCTGAGAATTATATAAATCTCTAGCAAATTGCAATACTTGCACTGCATCTCCATATTGCTGTAACTGCATAAAAACTAACCCTGCACCATAATAAGCATTGGGATAGTTAGAGTTAGCTTCGGCTGATTTTCTAAAAGCTTCTAATGCTTCTTGTAACTTGTTTTGCTGAAACCAAATCGAACCGAGATTGTAGTAAGCTTCTGGATATTTCGGATTAATTTTTACTGCCTGATTAAAAGCATCTCTTGCTTGATCGAGCTTGCCTTGTTGAAGATAACACATCCCTATATGGTAAGGAGGCTCCGGTGCATTTTTGCTATATTCTATGGCTTTTTTAAAAGATGCGATCGCTTTCTCACAATCTCCTTGCTGCTCTCTTACTAACCCAAAATTATAGTGGGCAAATCCTAATTTTGGATCGAGTTCTAACGCTCGTTGCAAATAATCGTTAGCTAACTGTAAATTATTGCCTTCTAACAACGCACCACCTAAATTAGCAAAAGCTGGAGCAAACTTAGGATCGGCTTGCGTCGCTCGATAAAATGCGTCCGCAGAGGGTTGTAATTGTCCTGTTTGTCGGTATGCTAGCCCTAAATTATAGTACGCTGGTGCTAATGTTGGATCTAACTTGGCTGCTTGTTTAAAGGCTGCGATCGCATCTTTTACTTTGCCCGCCTGAATTGCCTGTAAACCTTGATTTAGCCAGTCTATGGCTGTTTTCCCATTAGATTGTGCCAGCTTTGAAGGGACAGACCCAGAGAGAGAAAGAGAAGGCGAGGGAATGCTAACAACCAACAAAGTCAAACTGACTAACCCTGCTATGGGATATTTAGAAAATGATAATCTCATTGATTTTCTGATTCGCAACACTTTCAGTTAAATTTACTTCATAAAAAGTTATTTATAAAAATTTTAGATTCGCTATTAATCTTTACTAAGATTAACTTTTATTAAGCTAAATCTTACGACAGGCTACAATTTTTTTAACTTTCGATTAAAAGAAGGATAATAACAAATTAAAGAAGGGGTAATTTTGACTCCAGAGAACCATTTTTTGATCAAATAGAATTCAGGAGTCAGGAGCCAGAATTCAGAATGAATTCTGTACGACACAACGACCTGCGGTAGTTGAGCGTAGCCGAAACTCAGTGCATCGCTGGTGGATGAATAAATCGGTTTAAGACGCTCGCGGACTCGCTACTGTCTTGATTCCGAATCCTGTTAGCGCTAGCGGGGCGTTTAGCTCATTCAGAATAGCTGGATTCTTCTTCAACCCTTGATATATACGGAATCATGCGGTTATAAAAGACTTACCGCAAGGAGGATTTTATGAACGAAAAAGTAAAATCGGGTTCGCGGAATGTTGCAATTGTCGGGCCTTATTTAAGTGGAAAAACCACTTTACTAGAAAGCTTGTTATTTGTCACAGGGGCAATTTCTCGCAAAGGCAGCATTAAAG contains:
- a CDS encoding phosphate-starvation-inducible PsiE family protein, which codes for MQKRQKSRFLFSDRWLDRHSIVRNMEAFQDLIVIVLCLGLFAVMLIQLWGIAIALMQPLDYKHVTAKILFVLILVELFRLLMVYLQEHSISVGVAVEVTIVSLLREIVVHGALEISWVNTLAICGLLFVLGGLLVVCAKTPHMDCMSANTKFCPVVYRGGRERQNDLEFQYSRQCDENKPLG
- a CDS encoding tetratricopeptide repeat protein, whose product is MRLSFSKYPIAGLVSLTLLVVSIPSPSLSLSGSVPSKLAQSNGKTAIDWLNQGLQAIQAGKVKDAIAAFKQAAKLDPTLAPAYYNLGLAYRQTGQLQPSADAFYRATQADPKFAPAFANLGGALLEGNNLQLANDYLQRALELDPKLGFAHYNFGLVREQQGDCEKAIASFKKAIEYSKNAPEPPYHIGMCYLQQGKLDQARDAFNQAVKINPKYPEAYYNLGSIWFQQNKLQEALEAFRKSAEANSNYPNAYYGAGLVFMQLQQYGDAVQVLQFARDLYNSQKNPQWAKNAEQLLQQAQNLNYKPR